The Megalobrama amblycephala isolate DHTTF-2021 linkage group LG7, ASM1881202v1, whole genome shotgun sequence genome window below encodes:
- the LOC125271784 gene encoding LITAF domain-containing protein-like isoform X2: MDKGQLTPQPKVQTNITDQMQQVSYQTQPAPTVVYNQQPVTQTVQPAPAQATVVVIPPRLTEVPGQMNCPYCQQQIVTETTYINGMMGWYICLLLGLFMIWPCCLIPFFVNSCKDVEHRCPKCKNLVHVHRRWQN, from the exons ATGGATAAAGGACAGCTCACCCCTCAGCCAAAGGTCCAGACCAACATTACAGACCAGATGCAACAGGTTTCCTATCAAACCCAACCAG CTCCAACGGTAGTTTACAACCAACAGCCTGTCACTCAGACTGTCCAGCCTGCGCCTGCCCAGG CCACAGTGGTAGTTATTCCACCACGTCTGACTGAAGTTCCTGGGCAGATGAACTGTCCTTACTGCCAGCAGCAGATCGTCACAGAAACAACATACATCAATGGGATGATGGGGTGGTACATCTGTCTTCTTCTTGGACTTTTTAT GATCTGGCCATGTTGTTTGATTCCATTCTTTGTGAATTCCTGCAAGGATGTAGAGCATCGCTGTCCAAAGTGCAAAAACCTCGTCCATGTGCACAGACGCTGGCAAAACTAG
- the LOC125271783 gene encoding lipopolysaccharide-induced tumor necrosis factor-alpha factor homolog, which yields MDKEQFPPPYPGPPMVQNNVTYQMPQVSYQSQQIPVATYNPPPPQTTVVTSNIQMTQPSGMGPTTVYNQQPVMSTVPQTVQSAPAQVTVVIPPRLTEVPGQMKCPHCQQQVVTETTYINGMMVWVICGSLGILGIWPCCLIPFCVNACKDVEHHCPSCKSLIYVYRRM from the exons ATGGATAAAGAACAGTTCCCCCCTCCATATCCTGGACCGCCAATGGTCCAGAACAATGTTACCTACCAGATGCCGCAGGTTTCCTATCAAAGCCAACAAA TTCCAGTGGCCACATACAATCCACCACCCCCCCAGACGACTGTCGTGACATCTAACATCCAAATGACCCAGCCATCTGGCATGG GTCCAACAACAGTTTACAACCAGCAGCCCGTCATGTCCACTGTCCCTCAGACTGTCCAGTCTGCGCCTGCCCAGG TCACAGTAGTTATTCCACCACGTCTAACTGAAGTTCCTGGGCAGATGAAATGTCCTCACTGTCAGCAGCAGGTCGTCACAGAGACGACATACATCAATGGGATGATGGTGTGGGTCATCTGTGGAAGTCTTGGCATCTTAGG GATCTGGCCGTGTTGTTTGATTCCCTTCTGTGTGAATGCCTGCAAGGACGTAGAGCATCACTGTCCAAGCTGCAAAAGCCTCATCTATGTGTACAGGCGCATGTAG